From one Gossypium hirsutum isolate 1008001.06 chromosome D08, Gossypium_hirsutum_v2.1, whole genome shotgun sequence genomic stretch:
- the LOC107907351 gene encoding uncharacterized protein: MYALVRAPETWQHYLWSKEFVIHSNHEALKHIKGQQKLNKRHAKWVEFLESFPYVIKYKKGKDNIVEDALSRRYTLLSVLDSKLLGFSLLKNLYAHDDDFGEIFVACENASVEKFYRYEGFLFKEGKLCIRRSSVRELLLLEANSGGLMGHFGIQNYVDPSRALLLA; encoded by the coding sequence ATGTACGCTTTAGTTCGAGCCCCAGAGACGTGGCAACATTACTTATGGTCGAAAGAGTTCGTGATTCACTCTAATCACGAAGCTTTGAAGCACATTAAGGGCCAGCAGAAACTGAATAAACGCCATGCCAAATGGGTTGAGTTCTTAGAGTCTTTTCCTTATGTCATAAAGTACAAAAAAGGTAAAGACAATATTGTGGAAGACGCGTTGTCGAGGAGGTACACTTTATTATCTGTTCTTGATTCCAAATTGCTTGGTTTCTCTTTGTTGAAAAATTTATATGCTCATGATGACGATTTTGGTGAAATATTTGTTGCTTGTGAGAATGCATCTGTTGAGAAGTTTTATAGGTATGAAGGGTTTCTTTTCAAGGAAGGAAAATTGTGCATTCGTCGAAGTTCCGTTCGAGAACTCCTTCTGCTCGAGGCGAACAGCGGTGGACTTATGGGCCATTTCGGAATTCAAAACTATGTTGACCCTTCAAGAGCACTTCTATTAGCCTAA